One stretch of Thermodesulfobacteriota bacterium DNA includes these proteins:
- the guaB gene encoding IMP dehydrogenase: MKMSPEEVYSFDDVLLIPSYSDVLPEDVVTSTRLTKSIILNIPIVSAAMDTVTESATAISMARAGGIGIIHRNMSIENQALEVGRVKKSESGMIVNPVTTEPDQPISAVLSLMKEYNISGVPVTRGSKLVGIVTNRDLRFEGDLNRKVSEVMTSKNLITVPEGITLEESKELLHRHKIEKLLVVDKAGGLVGMITMKDIEKLKKFPQACKDSLGRLRVGAAVGVSSETAERVEALLRAGADVILIDTSHGHSANVIRTLKMIKSGFKDAEVIAGNVCTAKGAEELIEAGADGVKIGIGPGSICTTRVVAGVGMPQLSAIMNCKSISNKTDVPLCADGGIKYSGDITKAIAAGAHTVMLGGLFAGTEESPGETILFQGRSYKVYRGMGSVEAMKQGSKDRYYQTDDVDDSRLVPEGIVGRVPYRGTIANNIIQLIGGLKAGMGYLGCRTIDELRERGRFVKITAAGLRESHVHDVIITKEAPNYRVE; this comes from the coding sequence ATGAAAATGTCCCCGGAAGAAGTTTACTCGTTTGATGATGTGCTGCTGATCCCCAGTTACTCCGATGTGCTGCCGGAAGATGTGGTCACCTCCACCCGGCTGACGAAGAGCATCATCTTGAATATTCCCATCGTCAGCGCGGCCATGGATACGGTTACCGAATCAGCCACGGCCATCAGCATGGCCCGGGCCGGAGGGATCGGTATTATCCATAGAAACATGAGCATAGAGAACCAGGCCCTGGAGGTCGGGCGGGTGAAAAAGTCCGAAAGCGGCATGATTGTCAACCCCGTGACCACGGAACCGGACCAGCCCATCAGCGCGGTACTCAGCCTGATGAAGGAATACAATATCTCCGGGGTACCGGTCACCAGGGGCAGCAAGCTGGTGGGCATCGTCACCAACCGGGACCTTCGTTTTGAAGGGGATTTGAACCGCAAGGTCTCCGAGGTGATGACCAGCAAGAACCTGATAACCGTCCCCGAGGGCATTACCCTGGAGGAGTCAAAGGAGCTGCTCCATCGCCACAAGATCGAAAAACTCCTGGTGGTGGACAAGGCCGGCGGCCTGGTCGGCATGATCACCATGAAAGATATTGAAAAACTGAAAAAGTTCCCGCAGGCCTGCAAAGACAGTTTGGGAAGGCTTCGCGTGGGCGCGGCCGTCGGTGTCAGCAGCGAAACGGCCGAACGGGTGGAGGCCCTGTTGAGGGCCGGCGCGGATGTCATATTAATTGATACCTCTCACGGCCATTCGGCCAATGTGATCCGGACGCTGAAGATGATCAAAAGCGGTTTTAAGGACGCCGAGGTGATCGCCGGCAATGTCTGTACCGCCAAGGGAGCCGAAGAGCTGATCGAGGCCGGTGCCGACGGGGTCAAGATCGGAATCGGGCCGGGATCGATCTGCACCACACGGGTGGTGGCCGGGGTGGGCATGCCGCAGCTGTCGGCCATCATGAACTGCAAATCCATATCCAACAAGACCGACGTTCCCCTGTGCGCCGACGGCGGCATCAAGTATTCCGGGGATATCACCAAGGCCATCGCGGCCGGGGCCCACACCGTCATGCTCGGCGGGCTGTTTGCCGGAACCGAAGAAAGTCCCGGCGAAACGATCCTGTTCCAGGGCCGCAGTTACAAGGTTTACCGCGGCATGGGTTCGGTGGAGGCGATGAAGCAGGGCAGCAAGGACCGGTATTATCAGACGGACGACGTGGATGACAGCCGCCTGGTCCCGGAGGGCATCGTCGGTCGCGTTCCCTACCGGGGGACCATCGCCAACAACATCATTCAACTCATCGGTGGGTTGAAGGCCGGAATGGGATATCTCGGCTGCCGGACGATCGACGAACTCAGGGAACGGGGCCGGTTTGTGAAAATAACCGCCGCGGGCCTCCGCGAGAGCCACGTCCATGACGTCATCATCACCAAGGAAGCGCCCAATTATCGGGTAGAATAA
- a CDS encoding HAMP domain-containing methyl-accepting chemotaxis protein, translating into MQLGNKITLRISLVLVVLLVALSIALSILLFSQNRQSSQLAINLTFNIIRKSIDSIKEKLLDQAESAAAASNMWIKFKQMAKEEADEKTVLTESAFRNVAHTLYTIIQDGDTHKIAIYDMEGDLSAFAMEKNGQSVIGYPFRDQGEQMVYLTELGADMNLQQQDWATRSALPEIDLRFTQSTIFGNENMGFVITDGFLSVVIRTPSTVLEYNMATDAMEPVQVGWVVSYHRFNQKFAEDMAKLTETAINIFIDRKLTSGTLASFQQIAKQYPDISSEWQFDRQNIYHETIDVKGNGGFFAGYLPIYSESKCIGVIVSLISTKTAWTHTLQAIKTLLIVFFICFIILIPTNQYLIKQAMRPISKVVEGLREIAKGEGDLTRRLNIKGANEADELGELAHWFNVFIESMHSMIKNISGHASTLNNSSSDLSTLAGEMSRGAETVSLKANSVARAAEQMSSKVNSVATAMEEGSATLDSIASSAEEMTATISDIAQHSGKANQITERAVLETKKASQQIDELGKSAEEIGMVTEAITEISEQTNLLALNATIEAARAGEAGKGFAVVADEIKVLARQTADATEKIKEKIDGIQNSTMLTVEGIDNIIRVIEEINSIVSTIATAVEQQSVTTREIAANVGQASQGIQDTNNEIAYSSSAAISIADEIGNVDHSAGEISRTSAKVNSSAEELKTLSEKLNQMVGKFKV; encoded by the coding sequence ATGCAACTCGGTAATAAAATCACGCTACGAATCAGTCTCGTTCTGGTGGTGCTGCTGGTCGCCCTCTCGATTGCCCTCTCCATATTGCTTTTTTCGCAAAACCGTCAATCCTCGCAACTGGCTATCAATCTGACGTTTAATATCATCCGCAAAAGCATTGACTCCATCAAGGAAAAGTTACTGGACCAGGCGGAAAGCGCCGCTGCCGCCAGCAACATGTGGATCAAGTTCAAACAAATGGCAAAGGAAGAAGCCGACGAGAAAACCGTTCTCACCGAAAGCGCCTTCCGGAATGTCGCCCACACCCTGTACACGATTATCCAGGACGGCGATACCCATAAAATCGCCATTTACGACATGGAGGGTGATCTGTCCGCCTTTGCCATGGAAAAAAACGGTCAGTCCGTCATCGGTTATCCTTTCCGGGACCAGGGTGAACAGATGGTTTATCTGACGGAACTGGGCGCCGACATGAACCTGCAGCAACAGGACTGGGCCACCCGCTCGGCCCTGCCCGAAATTGATCTGCGTTTTACCCAGAGTACCATTTTCGGCAACGAAAATATGGGCTTTGTTATTACGGATGGTTTCCTTTCAGTGGTCATCAGAACTCCCTCCACCGTCCTGGAATACAACATGGCAACGGACGCCATGGAACCGGTTCAGGTCGGATGGGTCGTTTCCTATCATCGATTCAACCAGAAATTTGCAGAAGACATGGCGAAATTAACGGAAACCGCCATCAACATCTTCATCGACCGGAAACTGACCTCCGGAACGCTGGCGTCATTTCAGCAGATTGCCAAGCAATACCCCGACATCTCATCGGAATGGCAGTTTGACCGGCAAAATATTTATCACGAAACCATAGACGTCAAGGGCAACGGCGGCTTCTTCGCCGGGTATCTGCCGATCTACAGCGAATCAAAGTGCATCGGCGTCATCGTTTCGCTGATATCCACCAAAACCGCCTGGACGCATACCTTGCAGGCGATAAAAACGCTGCTGATCGTTTTCTTTATCTGTTTTATCATTCTTATCCCCACCAACCAGTATCTGATCAAGCAAGCCATGCGCCCGATTTCCAAAGTCGTGGAAGGGTTAAGGGAAATCGCCAAAGGGGAAGGCGACCTTACCCGCCGGCTCAACATCAAGGGCGCCAACGAGGCGGACGAACTGGGTGAACTGGCGCACTGGTTCAACGTGTTCATCGAAAGCATGCATTCCATGATCAAAAATATCAGCGGGCATGCCTCTACCCTGAACAACTCGTCCAGCGACCTCTCCACCCTGGCCGGTGAAATGTCGCGCGGCGCCGAGACCGTTTCTCTTAAGGCGAACTCCGTGGCCCGGGCGGCGGAACAAATGAGCTCTAAAGTCAACTCCGTGGCCACCGCCATGGAAGAGGGATCGGCAACGCTGGATTCCATCGCCTCTTCCGCCGAAGAAATGACGGCGACCATCAGCGACATCGCCCAGCACTCCGGTAAAGCCAACCAGATAACCGAGCGGGCCGTACTGGAAACGAAAAAAGCCTCCCAGCAGATTGACGAACTGGGAAAGTCAGCCGAAGAAATCGGCATGGTCACGGAAGCAATCACGGAAATTTCCGAGCAGACCAACCTTCTGGCCTTAAACGCTACCATTGAAGCGGCCCGCGCCGGTGAGGCCGGAAAAGGGTTCGCCGTCGTCGCCGACGAGATAAAAGTGCTGGCGCGTCAAACCGCCGACGCCACGGAAAAAATAAAGGAAAAAATAGACGGGATCCAGAATTCCACCATGCTGACCGTGGAAGGAATCGATAATATCATCCGGGTCATCGAAGAGATCAACAGCATCGTTTCCACCATCGCCACGGCGGTGGAACAGCAATCCGTTACCACCAGGGAAATCGCCGCCAACGTGGGGCAGGCGTCCCAGGGGATCCAGGACACCAACAACGAGATCGCCTACAGTTCCTCGGCCGCCATCAGCATCGCCGACGAAATCGGCAACGTCGATCATTCGGCCGGAGAGATTTCTCGGACCAGCGCCAAAGTCAACAGCAGCGCCGAAGAGCTCAAAACGCTGTCGGAAAAACTGAATCAGATGGTCGGTAAATTCAAAGTGTAG
- a CDS encoding Rossmann-like and DUF2520 domain-containing protein, producing the protein MTTAVAIIGGGKLGTAMGKYLAAAGYRITGVCCRTMASALKAAAAIGTGKAVTDPWEITRPAQLVLLTTPDGEIAGAYASIVAHNGFSPGTTVLHCSGAHPSTILTSPGAAGVARGSFHPLQSFATVGATDSNPFQGIMAAIEGDPRALEAAAALGKALGVTCFTIATESKVLYHAAAVVASNYLVAIVDIAFSLLESAGIRRPDAMTILAPLIQGTLANIKTAGIPDALTGPIARGDTKTIADHVNGIYGHKNDLLAIYCQLGIHTLRIARDKGSLPSSRIEEMERLFTDAQNRLP; encoded by the coding sequence ATGACGACAGCGGTTGCCATTATCGGCGGCGGCAAGCTCGGCACGGCCATGGGAAAGTACCTGGCCGCGGCCGGTTACCGGATCACCGGCGTCTGCTGCCGGACCATGGCATCCGCCCTCAAGGCGGCAGCCGCCATCGGAACGGGAAAGGCGGTGACCGATCCCTGGGAGATCACCCGGCCCGCGCAACTGGTGTTGCTGACGACCCCGGACGGGGAGATCGCCGGCGCTTATGCCTCCATCGTGGCGCACAACGGATTTTCTCCGGGAACGACCGTGCTCCATTGCAGCGGAGCGCATCCTTCCACGATTCTGACTTCCCCCGGCGCCGCCGGCGTCGCCAGGGGATCGTTCCACCCCCTGCAGAGTTTCGCCACCGTCGGCGCAACGGACAGCAACCCGTTTCAGGGAATCATGGCGGCCATCGAAGGTGATCCCCGGGCGCTGGAGGCGGCGGCGGCTCTGGGTAAAGCCCTCGGGGTCACTTGTTTTACCATTGCGACCGAGTCCAAGGTTTTGTATCACGCCGCCGCGGTGGTGGCGTCAAACTACCTGGTCGCGATCGTCGATATCGCCTTTTCCCTGCTGGAATCCGCCGGAATCAGGCGTCCTGACGCCATGACCATTCTTGCGCCGCTCATCCAGGGGACGCTGGCCAACATCAAAACCGCGGGCATTCCCGACGCGCTGACCGGACCGATCGCCAGGGGAGACACCAAAACCATCGCCGATCATGTGAACGGCATTTACGGGCACAAGAACGACCTGCTCGCCATTTACTGCCAGCTGGGGATCCATACCCTCCGCATCGCCCGGGACAAGGGATCTCTTCCGTCCTCCCGGATAGAAGAGATGGAACGGCTTTTTACCGACGCGCAGAACCGGTTGCCATGA
- the nfo gene encoding deoxyribonuclease IV, producing the protein MKYVGAHVSVSGGVENAPLNAARIGARAFALFTKNQRQWRAKPLSGESVDAFRKNFADNGYHPRHILPHDGYLINIGHPDRESLKKSRDAFIDEMNRCRQLGLNRLNFHPGSHLGRMTQDACLDRVAESLNIALDRTDGVVAVVENTAGQGNNVGFRFEHIARIIEAVEDKTRIGVCLDTCHAFAAGYDLRTKKAYEKTMADFDRVIGFRYLKGVHLNDARSGLASRVDRHERLGDGTLGLAPFRLMMNDPRFDDIPMILETTDSDIWAEEIASLYRMIKNGMNGKVAV; encoded by the coding sequence ATGAAATACGTCGGCGCGCATGTCAGTGTATCGGGCGGTGTCGAAAACGCCCCCCTCAATGCCGCCCGGATTGGCGCCCGCGCTTTCGCCCTTTTCACTAAAAATCAGCGGCAGTGGCGGGCAAAGCCCCTTTCAGGGGAATCGGTTGACGCTTTCCGGAAAAACTTTGCCGACAATGGATACCATCCGCGACATATCCTTCCCCATGACGGGTATCTGATAAACATCGGTCATCCGGACCGGGAAAGCCTGAAAAAATCCCGCGATGCTTTTATTGATGAAATGAACCGGTGCCGTCAACTGGGGCTGAACCGCCTCAACTTTCATCCCGGCAGTCACCTGGGCCGGATGACGCAAGACGCCTGCTTAGACAGAGTCGCCGAATCCCTCAACATTGCCTTGGACCGGACGGACGGCGTGGTTGCCGTGGTCGAAAACACCGCCGGCCAGGGGAATAATGTCGGTTTCCGGTTTGAGCATATTGCCCGGATCATTGAGGCCGTGGAAGATAAGACGCGGATAGGCGTCTGTCTTGACACCTGTCACGCCTTTGCCGCCGGCTATGATTTGCGGACGAAAAAGGCCTATGAAAAAACCATGGCGGATTTTGACCGGGTGATCGGATTTCGGTACTTGAAAGGCGTTCATCTTAATGACGCCAGGTCCGGGCTGGCCAGCCGGGTCGACCGCCATGAGCGTCTCGGTGACGGCACGCTGGGACTGGCGCCGTTCCGGTTGATGATGAACGATCCCCGGTTCGACGATATCCCCATGATCCTGGAGACCACGGACAGCGATATCTGGGCGGAGGAGATCGCGTCCCTTTACCGGATGATCAAGAACGGGATGAATGGCAAGGTTGCCGTATAA
- a CDS encoding L-threonylcarbamoyladenylate synthase — MIIRINPDNPQQRLVDRVVDILRDGGIIAYPTDTYYGIGCDITCKKSVEKIYAMKQRTRTKPFSIICCDLKNISDYAKVSNYAYKTMKRLLPGPYTFILEGSRLLPQILMTKRKTAGIRVPAHAICLDIVRRLGHPILSTSATSPDETVFDDPSFIDDHYGRQIDVVIDGGPVPSQPSSVISLINDEPEVIREGLGDIGIFQ; from the coding sequence ATGATCATTCGTATCAACCCGGACAACCCTCAACAGCGACTGGTCGACAGGGTGGTGGATATCCTTCGGGACGGAGGAATCATCGCTTACCCCACGGATACCTATTACGGTATCGGATGCGACATCACTTGCAAGAAAAGCGTGGAGAAAATCTACGCCATGAAACAGCGGACGCGGACCAAGCCCTTCAGCATTATCTGCTGCGACCTGAAAAACATCAGCGATTATGCCAAGGTCAGCAATTACGCTTACAAAACCATGAAACGGCTGTTGCCGGGCCCCTACACCTTTATCCTGGAGGGATCCCGCCTGCTGCCGCAGATTTTAATGACCAAAAGAAAAACCGCCGGCATCCGGGTGCCTGCTCACGCCATCTGCCTGGATATCGTCCGCAGGCTGGGCCATCCCATCCTCTCCACCAGCGCCACCAGCCCGGACGAGACGGTATTTGACGACCCCTCGTTTATCGACGACCATTACGGCCGGCAGATCGACGTGGTCATCGACGGCGGGCCGGTCCCGTCACAACCATCCAGCGTGATTTCCCTTATTAATGATGAGCCTGAAGTGATAAGAGAGGGGTTGGGGGATATCGGTATTTTTCAATAA
- the dnaE gene encoding DNA polymerase III subunit alpha, whose translation MTDIPSQDFVHLHVHTEYSLLDGIIRLESLMRRAVEYGMHSVAITDHGVMFGVVHFYKEAVKAGLKPVIGCECYLAPRTIADKTPQDHEGLSHLVLLAENMEGYHHLCRLASIASIKGFYHKPRIDKDLLRQYGSGLIALSACLKGQIPQSLTKGRVAEADAAAREFQKIFGEDRFFLEVQNNGVKEQVAVNEALLDMSRRLSIPLVGTNDCHYLDSGDSGTHELFLCLQTGKTIYDADRMKFETDQLNFKPRHEMRAFFQDFPGAADNTVAIAGRCNVALDFKTLHFPRFETPAEKTVDDVFDEKVRAGFERKKERIRENNPGVNEFVYEERLAYEISVIKKMEFPGYFMIVADFIEYAKNCGIPVGPGRGSAAGSLVSYCLGITDLDPIEHGLLFERFLNPERKSMPDIDVDICINGRDRVFKYLVEKYGGDEYVAHIITFGSMKSRAAIRDVGRVLDIPLYEVDRIAKLIPPDSKSLDDALEKEPALKELIGSKPEFGELMKASRVLEGLPRHASTHAAGVVIGDRPLFEYVPLYSVNEGEVSTQYDMKCVEAIGLVKLDLLGLRNLTVIQDTLTLLESQGRTPPDMSRLKLDDLSTYQLLSRGDTTGVFQLESSGMKELLVKMKPAAFADVVALVALYRPGPLGSGMIEDFIERKHGRRKVEYLVPELAPILKETHGVILYQEQVMKIAQVLGGYSLGTADDLRKAMGKKIKEKMAEHRDYFVAGAVKNNINEARAREIYEQMEYFGGYGFNKSHSAAYALIAYQTAFLKAHFPVEFMAALLTSAMSHPDDVVKFIAECRTAGIEILPPDINESEKRFAVVDAKIRFGLLAVKNVGEAAIEVIVEERRKDGRYTSLFDFCERVSLFKVNKKVVESLIKCGAFDSTGAERARMMAALEDALSHGQTVQRERADAQMTFFDMGDVNNTINAPVLPELPEWPEKQRLAFEKEALGFYVSGHPLSNFRDLLARYANADSVTIREMNDKAHVIIGGTITTIIRKRTKTDKQMANLVIEDIYGPLRVVVFPDVFKVVADFLAEDVPVFAEGTLEKSESTITLQADRIVPIEKAPEAWRPSVHCTINADTATRDTLSELRKIFNENPGPCNGFLHLISSSGGETVIALPDSIKLSPGSVLTDRIDGLLGYRSVRATCQLLPGAEQWGPRRSPRKNGFGGNARRGPN comes from the coding sequence ATGACCGATATCCCTTCCCAGGATTTTGTCCATCTGCACGTTCATACGGAATACAGCCTTCTGGACGGTATTATCCGGCTGGAATCCCTTATGCGGCGTGCCGTGGAATACGGCATGCATTCCGTGGCCATTACCGACCACGGCGTCATGTTCGGTGTCGTTCATTTTTATAAGGAGGCGGTCAAGGCCGGACTGAAACCGGTCATCGGATGCGAATGCTATCTGGCGCCCAGAACCATTGCCGACAAAACCCCCCAGGATCATGAAGGGCTCTCCCATCTGGTGCTGCTGGCGGAGAATATGGAGGGATATCATCATCTCTGCCGTCTGGCGTCCATCGCCTCCATCAAGGGGTTTTATCATAAACCCCGCATCGATAAGGATTTGCTGCGGCAGTATGGGTCGGGACTGATTGCCCTGTCCGCCTGCCTGAAAGGGCAGATCCCTCAGTCGCTGACTAAAGGAAGGGTGGCGGAGGCGGACGCGGCGGCGCGGGAATTCCAGAAAATATTCGGCGAGGACCGGTTTTTTCTGGAAGTGCAGAACAACGGCGTTAAAGAGCAGGTTGCGGTCAATGAAGCCCTGCTGGACATGAGCCGGCGGCTGTCCATCCCCCTGGTCGGCACCAATGACTGCCATTACCTGGATTCCGGCGACAGCGGAACCCATGAACTCTTCCTGTGTCTGCAAACCGGCAAGACCATCTATGACGCGGATCGCATGAAGTTCGAGACCGATCAGCTCAATTTCAAACCCCGTCATGAAATGCGCGCTTTTTTTCAGGATTTTCCCGGCGCCGCCGACAACACGGTGGCCATCGCCGGCCGATGCAATGTGGCGCTGGATTTCAAAACCCTGCATTTTCCCCGTTTTGAAACGCCGGCGGAAAAAACGGTGGATGATGTTTTCGATGAGAAGGTCAGGGCCGGTTTTGAACGGAAAAAAGAGCGGATCCGGGAGAACAACCCCGGTGTGAATGAATTCGTATACGAGGAACGCCTGGCCTATGAAATCTCCGTTATCAAGAAGATGGAGTTCCCGGGTTATTTCATGATCGTGGCGGATTTTATCGAATATGCCAAGAACTGCGGCATCCCGGTGGGCCCCGGTCGCGGATCGGCGGCCGGCAGTCTGGTGTCGTACTGCCTGGGCATCACCGATCTTGATCCGATTGAACATGGCCTGCTGTTCGAACGATTCCTGAATCCGGAACGGAAAAGCATGCCGGATATCGACGTGGATATCTGCATCAACGGCCGGGACCGGGTCTTTAAGTATCTGGTGGAAAAGTACGGCGGTGACGAATACGTGGCCCACATTATCACGTTCGGTTCCATGAAGAGCCGGGCCGCCATTCGCGATGTGGGTCGTGTGCTGGATATCCCGCTGTATGAGGTTGACCGGATCGCCAAGCTGATCCCCCCGGACAGCAAGAGCCTGGATGATGCCCTGGAAAAAGAGCCGGCGCTTAAGGAATTGATCGGCTCCAAGCCGGAATTCGGCGAGCTGATGAAGGCCAGTCGCGTCCTGGAGGGCCTGCCGCGGCACGCCTCGACCCATGCGGCCGGCGTGGTCATCGGGGACCGGCCCCTGTTCGAGTATGTTCCGCTTTATTCGGTCAATGAAGGGGAAGTGTCCACCCAGTACGACATGAAGTGCGTCGAGGCCATCGGGTTGGTCAAGCTGGATCTGCTGGGTCTGCGCAACCTGACGGTTATTCAGGACACCCTGACCCTGCTGGAAAGTCAGGGCCGGACGCCGCCCGACATGTCCCGGCTGAAGCTGGATGATCTTTCGACCTATCAGCTTCTTTCCCGGGGGGATACCACCGGTGTTTTCCAGCTGGAAAGTTCCGGTATGAAGGAACTGCTGGTCAAGATGAAGCCGGCGGCGTTTGCCGATGTCGTCGCCCTGGTGGCGTTGTACCGGCCGGGCCCCCTGGGCAGCGGCATGATCGAGGATTTCATCGAAAGAAAGCACGGCCGCAGGAAAGTGGAGTACCTGGTTCCGGAACTGGCGCCGATTTTAAAGGAGACGCACGGCGTTATCCTTTATCAGGAGCAGGTCATGAAGATCGCCCAGGTTCTGGGCGGTTACAGCCTGGGGACGGCGGATGACCTGCGCAAGGCCATGGGCAAGAAGATCAAGGAAAAGATGGCCGAACACCGGGATTATTTTGTCGCCGGAGCGGTTAAAAACAACATCAACGAGGCCCGGGCCCGGGAAATCTACGAGCAGATGGAGTACTTCGGCGGCTATGGCTTCAACAAGTCGCACAGCGCCGCCTATGCCCTGATAGCTTACCAGACGGCTTTTTTAAAAGCCCATTTCCCGGTCGAATTCATGGCGGCGCTGCTGACCAGCGCCATGTCGCATCCCGATGACGTCGTCAAGTTCATTGCCGAGTGCCGCACGGCCGGCATTGAAATCCTGCCGCCGGACATCAACGAGAGCGAAAAGCGGTTCGCCGTGGTGGACGCAAAAATCCGGTTCGGTCTGCTGGCGGTCAAAAACGTGGGGGAAGCGGCCATTGAAGTGATCGTTGAAGAACGCCGGAAAGACGGCCGGTATACTTCTCTGTTTGATTTCTGTGAGCGCGTCAGTCTTTTCAAGGTGAACAAGAAAGTCGTGGAAAGCCTGATCAAGTGCGGCGCTTTTGATTCCACCGGAGCGGAGCGGGCCAGAATGATGGCGGCGCTTGAAGACGCCCTGTCTCACGGCCAGACAGTCCAGCGGGAACGGGCCGATGCCCAGATGACCTTTTTTGACATGGGTGACGTCAATAATACCATCAACGCGCCGGTTCTGCCGGAACTGCCGGAATGGCCGGAGAAGCAGCGACTGGCCTTTGAAAAAGAAGCCCTGGGATTCTACGTTAGCGGGCATCCATTGTCCAATTTCCGGGACCTGCTGGCCCGATACGCCAACGCGGATTCGGTCACTATCCGCGAGATGAACGACAAGGCTCATGTCATCATCGGCGGTACCATCACCACCATCATCCGGAAGCGCACCAAGACGGACAAACAGATGGCCAACCTGGTGATTGAGGACATATACGGCCCTTTAAGAGTCGTCGTGTTTCCGGATGTCTTCAAGGTGGTCGCGGATTTTCTGGCTGAGGACGTGCCGGTATTCGCGGAAGGAACCCTGGAAAAGTCCGAGTCCACCATTACCCTCCAGGCGGACCGGATCGTGCCGATCGAAAAAGCGCCTGAAGCCTGGCGGCCCAGCGTGCATTGCACCATAAACGCCGATACCGCCACCCGGGACACGCTGTCCGAGTTGAGAAAGATATTTAATGAGAATCCCGGGCCCTGCAACGGTTTCCTGCACCTGATTTCCTCGAGCGGAGGGGAAACGGTCATCGCCCTGCCGGATTCGATAAAGCTCTCGCCGGGTAGTGTCCTGACGGATAGAATCGACGGGCTGCTGGGGTACAGATCCGTGCGGGCCACCTGTCAGCTGCTGCCGGGAGCGGAGCAATGGGGCCCCCGCAGGTCTCCCCGGAAGAACGGCTTCGGCGGCAACGCCAGAAGAGGCCCCAATTGA
- the sppA gene encoding signal peptide peptidase SppA, whose protein sequence is MFSRRHPFLFFILIFTGMALSAAVVLSALFVLSDPASLELGEKVGIVEVIGAIMDAGGVISDLKTFRENPSIKAVVVRIDSPGGAVGPAQEIYREIRKTAGKKKIVASLGSVAASGGYYIAAAADTIMANPGTITGSIGVIMSYTNLEELFGKIGLSPVVIKSGEYKDIASPVRTMTEAERALLQEFAGDLHDQFINDVATGRGMDVAAVRQLADGRVFSGKKAREIGLIDNLGNLEDAIEMAGRMAGIEGDVVSVYPPKEEPFSLLEWISGMSAVEWVGHITTQLGGLSGGYLFQPGR, encoded by the coding sequence ATGTTTTCCAGAAGGCATCCGTTTTTATTTTTTATCCTGATTTTTACCGGCATGGCGTTGAGTGCCGCCGTTGTCCTTTCGGCGCTTTTTGTCCTTTCGGACCCTGCTTCCCTCGAACTGGGAGAAAAGGTGGGAATTGTCGAAGTCATCGGCGCCATCATGGATGCCGGCGGCGTCATTTCGGATTTAAAGACATTCCGGGAAAATCCTTCCATCAAAGCCGTTGTTGTCCGGATCGACTCTCCCGGAGGGGCGGTGGGGCCGGCCCAGGAGATATACCGGGAGATCCGCAAAACCGCCGGGAAGAAGAAGATCGTCGCCTCCCTGGGTTCCGTAGCCGCTTCCGGGGGGTACTATATCGCCGCGGCGGCCGACACAATCATGGCCAACCCCGGCACCATCACCGGCAGCATCGGCGTCATCATGAGCTATACCAACCTGGAAGAACTGTTTGGTAAAATCGGGCTTTCGCCGGTGGTCATCAAAAGCGGTGAGTACAAGGACATCGCCTCTCCGGTCAGGACAATGACGGAAGCGGAGCGTGCGCTTCTCCAGGAATTCGCCGGGGATCTCCACGACCAGTTTATCAATGATGTTGCCACGGGCCGTGGCATGGACGTGGCGGCGGTCCGACAACTGGCCGACGGCCGGGTATTCTCCGGAAAAAAGGCCCGGGAAATCGGCCTGATCGATAACCTGGGCAACCTGGAGGACGCCATTGAAATGGCCGGGCGGATGGCCGGAATTGAAGGCGATGTCGTTTCCGTGTATCCCCCCAAAGAGGAGCCTTTTTCGCTGCTGGAGTGGATCTCCGGCATGTCGGCCGTGGAATGGGTTGGTCACATCACCACCCAGCTGGGCGGGCTGTCCGGCGGGTATCTTTTCCAGCCTGGAAGATAA